Sequence from the Lusitaniella coriacea LEGE 07157 genome:
AAATCAATCGTTTGATATTTCTCCTCAATTAATTGGCGTTCGGGCGGCCAATACTCCCCCACGATTCTCTCGTAGTATTCTTCAATAATTGGGTCGATTTCCTCAGAAATTACTGGGAGTTTATAGCACCACACTGCAATGATTCCGCTTGGTTTAAGGACTCGTTTCACTTCTGTGTAAAAACGATCGCGTGCGAACCAATGAAGGGCTTGTGCGACCGTCACCAAGTCAATAGAACGGGTTTCAATCGTTGTTGTTTCTGCGGGTTCAACGCGATAGTCAATCTGAGGATGTAGGGCAGCATTTTCGATTTGTGCGCCGCTAGCATCGGTGGCAATAATCGTCTTGAAATGCGGTACGAGGCTCATTGCACCTTGTCCGTTTCCTGTCGCGCAATCCCACGCGCGATCGCGCCCAGGACAAAGCGAGGTGAGATAATCGAATAGGGCTTGGGGATAGTGAGGGCGATAGGCGGAATAGGAAGCCGCTTGTTGGGAAAAATAGTCTTTGAATGTCATAGGACTCAAAGGGATAGTTACTATTTAAATATTAAAAGCTATTAAAAGCGCGATCGCGACTTCCAACTCCCCCCATAAAAAATTGCCTCAAAATCAGAGAAAAACCCGATAATAGAAAAATCCCTTGTCTCCCTCTCAAGGAGTTGTTATGGTACAATCCCAACTCACGCAAGACCTTCCCAGTGGCGACGAACTCCCCTTTTCTGATGGTTTGCCTGTGGATAACGAACTACACATTCTCGTCCCCAATCTCCTCAGTTTCATTCTGGGTTTTCTTTGGTCAGAACGCCTCGATTGGTTCTTTGGCATCAATATGGGGATTTATTACGCCACGGGGGTGAATCCCAGAGTTCCCATCGTTTCCGACGCTTTCCTTTCTTTTGGAGTCGAACGGTTGAAAGCCAGTGGCTTACGGAATAGCTATGTGGTGTGGGAAGAAAAGGGTATCGTTCCCTCATTTGTGTTGGAAGTCGTCTCGAAAACGCCAGGGGGCGAATATGACGAGAAAATGGTCAAATACGCTCAACTCGGCGCACTTTACTACCTCATCTATAATCCGACTTTTTGGCAGCGAGACAGGCGAGAACCTTTTGAGGTTTATCGTTTGATAGAAGGGGAGTATCAGCGTCAATTGGGAGAACCGTTTTGGATGCCGGAATTAGGGTTAGGAATAGGTCGCGGAGTCGGCACACACCAAGGATTGCAGCGCGAGTGGTTGTATTGGTATGACGAACAGGGAAACCGTCTTGAGTCCCCGGAGGATCGTGCGACGCGATTGCAGGAGATACTGGAACGCTATCGGCAGCAATTTGGCGACTTACCGCAATAAGCTGTTGTGCATTTAAATTATGACTTAGGGTGACGCGGAGACACGGTGAATTTTTATAATGGGCAATTTGAAGGATTTGATATGAAATTAGTGCCGAAATCTCTCAATTTTGGGCGACATTATCATCAGAGACTCTCCAGAAACTAAAAATTGCGCTCGATGGCTCGAATCTTTATACAGTCTGGATTGAGAAAGTTTCTCGCTTTCTCTGTCAGCGTTGGTTTGTCCCTTCTGCCCTCTGCCCACTGCCCTCTGCCTTACCGTCA
This genomic interval carries:
- a CDS encoding class I SAM-dependent methyltransferase, with translation MTFKDYFSQQAASYSAYRPHYPQALFDYLTSLCPGRDRAWDCATGNGQGAMSLVPHFKTIIATDASGAQIENAALHPQIDYRVEPAETTTIETRSIDLVTVAQALHWFARDRFYTEVKRVLKPSGIIAVWCYKLPVISEEIDPIIEEYYERIVGEYWPPERQLIEEKYQTIDFPFEEITPPQFQMEVMWTRDRALGYLGTWSATQRFISDRNTNPLQQIYSRFTEAWGDPESIKVARSRIHLRIGKMPSSL
- a CDS encoding Uma2 family endonuclease, whose product is MVQSQLTQDLPSGDELPFSDGLPVDNELHILVPNLLSFILGFLWSERLDWFFGINMGIYYATGVNPRVPIVSDAFLSFGVERLKASGLRNSYVVWEEKGIVPSFVLEVVSKTPGGEYDEKMVKYAQLGALYYLIYNPTFWQRDRREPFEVYRLIEGEYQRQLGEPFWMPELGLGIGRGVGTHQGLQREWLYWYDEQGNRLESPEDRATRLQEILERYRQQFGDLPQ